A stretch of the Salmo salar chromosome ssa20, Ssal_v3.1, whole genome shotgun sequence genome encodes the following:
- the LOC106580461 gene encoding golgin subfamily A member 3 isoform X3, with protein MENEEKIRRDARRRLEEQLKQYRVQRHKETSYRSTAKSRSGFSTLDPDLMMHPEALPRASTTSMTTEYSFLRTSVPRGPKLGSLGIPPAKERKSRSPRPSKIHSLADYKTLEPAGGTSDGGGGGGGGVRTSEDSSMGSLGSNLSSVSTLSEVSMMSEVGSVEITSLEALLGSSMSLQDNTSEVDAGSESGMGSRPGGDGDDSSTYSSVSTSTGGTGTYGMLAETVGRQRGGNYMVEGREIVPEAMGNFPTLQEVLQAASDEQHLLEQDREGTGGPRSRRDSFSSSVSLESSVMGHDEMLQVLKEKMRLEGQLESLSSEANQALKEKTELQAKLATVNAQLQAQVEQSHASQEKQSSLNKEVSTLRQSCFQLERAMVELQGNLESKNAGLASLGNDLQVAEEQYQRLMGKVEEMQQNVTSRDNAVQELRQQMGGLQTQLQQVQLERTTLQSRLKTSQAEIISLQQVRQWYQQQLALAQEARVRLQGEMANMQAGQMTQIGALEHLKLENVTLSHQLTQTQHRSIKEKERIAVQLQSIEADMMTQEAAYQQIQDAKSMVEDDLQHKLDEFEEEREHLQKLANTASSLERELEQMKVTLSQKDLQLEALQKEHLELMRQLTATQESLHTKEQSINQLEARYLELEATLAELQTETNAKDENIQYLQNEKIVLEVALQAARADKSQLDEGAERLGEEVLVASDVLDQLRQEVQVKSSQIGSLQQDNGTLKKQAQKLKEQFMQQKVMVEAYRRDASSKEQLISELNSTKKRLVSEVKGLKQELLEAHGEKQKAELEQSRLQMEVVRVQQQMNSLENHLQSVQTERDQLESQIQSLQFDQSQLAAVTEENEGLKKQVDLMQSEARKAISEQKVRMKRLGTDLTSAQKDMKAKHKAYENAVGILSRRLQEALADKETTEAELVKLKAQVSDGGNNQALQDKIEALQSEHQAVSHSKAMLEKELQEVISLTSTELEELQEKVMELEDELQEARCFKRRIRRLEDANKKLSLELEHEKGKLTGLGQSHNALREHTNILETALAKREADLVQLNLQVQAVLKRKEEEDQQMKQLVQTLQVALEKEKAKVKDLKEQVAAAKAEAAHNRRHYRAAMLELCEIKKDLQAKEELVKALHSEAHKLQAQDEKHSQEVSRFQEELSEAHSQLQILQKQLDEQLSKQPLTNQEVEDLKWEVEQRQREIEAQRQQLEMVEQCSQRELDSLQTALQGIKVELESVQEELSSTRKDKFMLQAKVGELRNSMKTVLLQNQQLKLDLKQNRLRKQRMEPSNPSNPVTPVKIPDCPVPASLLDELLKPSASVNKEPLNNLHNCLRQLKHEMDNLQKQMEEHTVTVHDSMTSWTNAEEELTRLGVPLENDSITSPPLNQVDCNGGAEEAQPL; from the exons ATGGAGAATGAGGAGAAGATCCGCCGTGATGCTCGCCGACGGCTGGAAGAGCAGCTCAAACAGTACAGAGTGCAAAGGCACAAGGAGACG tcCTACCGCTCCACCGCAAAGAGCCGCAGTGGGTTCAGCACTCTGGACCCAGACCTCATGATGCACCCAGAGGCTCTTCCCCGGGCCAGCACCACCTCCATGACCACCGAGTACTCCTTCCTGCGAACCAGCGTCCCCCGGGGCCCTAAGCTGGGAAGCCTGGGCATCCCCCCAGCCAAGGAAAGAAAGTCACGATCACCCCGCCCCAGCAAGATCCACTCACTGGCCGATTACAAGACCCTCGAGCCAGCAGGGGGCActagtgatggtggtggaggaggcGGTGGTGGGGTCAGAACGTCTGAAGACTCCTCCATGGGCTCTCTGGGGTCCAACCTGAGCTCTGTATCCACCCTGTCAGAGGTCAGCATGATGTCAGAGGTTGGCTCCGTGGAGATTACCTCTTTGGAGGCCCTGCTGGGGTCATCAATGTCTCTCCAGGACAACACCTCGGAGGTGGATGCCGGCAGCGAGTCAGGTATGGGGTCGCGGCCTGGTGGAGATGGGGATGACAGCTCTACCTACAGCAGCGTGTCCACTTCCACCGGGGGCACTGGGACCTATGGCATGCTGGCTGAAACAGTGGGCAGGCAGAGAGGAGGGAACTACATGGTGGAGGGCAGGGAGATCGTTCCGGAGGCCATGGGCAACTTCCCAACACTGCAGGAGGTGCTGCAGGCTGCCAGCGATGAACAGCACCTGCTGGAGCAGGACAGGGAGGGGACCGGGGGACCACGCAGCCGCAGGGACAGCTTCTCCAGCAG TGTGTCATTGGAGAGCTCTGTGATGGGACATGACGAAATGCTCCAGGTTCTGAAGGAGAAGATGAGACTGGAGGGCCAGCTAGAGTCTCTGTCTTCTGAGGCCAACCAG GCTCTGAAAGAGAAGACTGAGCTCCAGGCCAAGCTGGCTACAGTCAATGCCCAGCTGCAGGCCCAGGTGGAGCAGTCCCATGCCAGCCAAGAGAAGCAGAGCTCCCTCAACAAGGAAGTGTCCACCCTGCGCCAGAGCTGCTTCCAGCTGGAGAGGGCCATGGTGGAGCTGCAGGGCAACCTGGAGAGCAAGAACGCTGGCCTGGCCTCGCTGGGCAATGACCTGCAGGTGGCTGAGGAGCAGTACCAGAGACTCATGGGGAAAGTGGAGGAGATGCAGCAGAACGTGACCTCCAGGGATAACGCTG TTCAGGAGTTGCGTCAGCAGATGGGTGGTCTCCAGACTCAGCTCCAGCAGGTCCAGCTAGAGCGCACCACCCTGCAGAGCAGGTTGAAGACCTCCCAGGCAGAGATAATCTCGCTGCAGCAGGTCCGCCAGTGGTACCAGCAGCAGCTAGCGCTGGCCCAGGAGGCTCGAGTCCGACTCCAGGGCGAAATGGCCAACATGCAG GCTGGGCAGATGACCCAGATTGGTGCCTTGGAGCACCTGAAGCTGGAGAACGTGACTCTGTCCCACCAGCTGACACAAACCCAGCATCGCTCAATCAAAGAGAAGGAGCGCATTGCTGTACAGCTGCAGAGTATTGAG GCTGACATGATGACCCAAGAAGCTGCCTATCAGCAGATCCAGGATGCCAAGAGCATGGTGGAGGACGACCTTCAGCACAAACTGGACGAGTTTGAGGAGGAGCGAGAGCACTTACAGAAACTGGCCAACACCGCCAGCTCTCTGGAGAGAGAACTAGAGCAG ATGAAGGTGACCCTATCCCAGAAGGACCTGCAGCTGGAGGCCCTCCAGAAGGAGCATCTGGAGCTGATGAGACAGCTGACAGCCACTCAGGAGAGCCTTCACACCAAAGAGCAGTCCATCAACCAGCTGGAGGCCCGCTACCTGGAGCTGGAGGCTACGCTGGCAGAGCTGCAGACAGAGACCAACGCCAAGGATGAGAACATCCAGTATCTGCAGAATGAGAAGATCGTGCTGGAGGTGGCCCTCCAGGCAGCCAGAGCTGATAAAAGTCAGCTGGACGAGGGGGCGGAGAGGCTGGGGGAGGAGGTGCTGGTGGCCTCAGATGTCCTTGATCAGCTCAGGCAGGAGGTCCAAGTCAAATCCTCACAG ATTGGATCTCTGCAGCAGGATAACGGCACCCTGAAGAAACAAGCTCAGAAATTGAAAGAGCAGTTCATGCAGCAAAAG GTGATGGTGGAGGCATATCGGCGGGATGCCAGCTCCAAGGAGCAGCTCATCAGCGAGCTGAACTCAACTAAGAAGCGTCTGGTGTCGGAGGTGAAGGGACTGAAGCAGGAGCTGCTGGAGGCCCATGGGGAGAAACAGAAAGCTGAGCTGGAGCAGAGCCGGCTGCAGATGGAAGTGGTCCGGGTCCAGCAGCAGATGAACAGCCTGGAGAACCACCTGCAGTCTGTGCAGACCGAGAGGGATCAGTTGGAGTCTCAGATACAA TCCCTACAGTTTGACCAGAGCCAGCTAGCAGCAGTGACGGAGGAGAATGAGGGCCTGAAGAAACAGGTGGACCTGATGCAGTCTGAAGCCAGGAA GGCGATCTCAGAGCAGAAGGTGAGAATGAAGCGGCTGGGGACAGATTTGACCAGCGCGCAGAAGGATATGAAGGCCAAGCACAAAGCCTATGAGAACGCAGTGGGCATCCTGAGTCGCAGGCTCCAAGAGGCCCTGGCTGACAAGGAGACCACCGAGGCAGAGCTGGTCAAACTCAAGGCCCAGGTCTCAGACGGCGGCAACAACCAGGCCCTGCAG GATAAGATTGAGGCTCTGCAGAGTGAACACCAGGCTGTGAGCCACAGCAAGGCCATGCTGGAGAAAGAGCTTCAGGAGGTCATCTCCCTCACCAGCACTGAGCTGGAAGAGTTACAGGAGAAAGTAATGGAGCTAGAAGATGAG CTGCAGGAGGCGCGATGCTTCAAGAGGAGGATTAGACGACTGGAAGACGCCAACAAGAAGTTATCCCTTGAGCTGGAGCATGAGAAAGGGAAGTTGACGGGACTGGGGCAGTCCCATAATGCACTGCGGGAGCATACCAATATTCTAGAGACTGCCCTGGCCAAGAGAGAGGCCGACCTGGTCCAGCTCAACCTCCAG GTGCAAGCTGTACTAAAACGCAAAGAGGAGGAAGACCAGCAGATGAAACAGCTGGTCCAGACACTACAGGTCGCCTTGGAGAAGGAAAAAGCCAAAGTCAAGGACCTGAAAGAGCAG GTGGCAGCAGCTAAGGCAGAGGCTGCCCACAACAGACGGCATTACAGGGCAGCCATGCTGGAGCTGTGTGAGATCAAGAAGGACCTGCAGGCCAAAGAAGAGCTGGTCAAAGCCCTGCACAGCGAGGCACACAAACTACA GGCTCAGGATGAGAAACACTCTCAGGAGGTGTCCAGGTTCCAGGAGGAGCTATCAGAGGCCCACTCCCAGCTCCAGATCCTCCAGAAACAGCTGGATGAACAGCTTAGCAAGCAGCCCCTCACCAACCAGGAG GTGGAGGATTTGAAGTGGGAGGTGGAGCAGAGGCAGAGGGAGATCGAGgcccagagacagcagctggAAATGGTGGAGCAGTGCAGCCAGAGGGAGCTGGACAGCCTGCAGACAgctctacag GGCATTAAGGTGGAGCTGGAGTCTGTGCAGGAGGAACTGAGCAGCACCAGAAAGGATAAGTTCATGCTGCAGGCCAAGGTGGGGGAGCTGAGGAACAGCATGAAGACTGTTCTGCTGCAGAACCAGCAGCTCAAACTGGACCTCAAACAGAACCGCCTCCGAAAG